A genomic window from Terrisporobacter glycolicus ATCC 14880 = DSM 1288 includes:
- the cas7i gene encoding type I-B CRISPR-associated protein Cas7/Cst2/DevR, which translates to MENKKYKALTLTVVANMTSNYSEGLGNIASLQKVFRNRKVYTIRSRESLKNAIMVESGMYDDLKTESNGATQKVANTELNASNCRALEGGYMNTKGTTNIRKSSFYLTDAISCESFVNETRFHNNLYLATNLAKELNLNIQANPKETGLMPYQYEYDKSLKVYSITIDLEMIGKDENFENDKDYKEATKEEKADRVNSILSAIENLSLTVKGNLDNAEPIFVVGGLSDRKTHYFENVVRVEEDRLVVSQDLIEKVSKEYNVGLLRGQAFINEGEIEEKLRPMSIIGFFDNLRQDVNTYFEV; encoded by the coding sequence ATGGAAAATAAAAAATATAAAGCATTAACATTAACAGTAGTAGCAAATATGACTTCAAATTACTCAGAGGGATTAGGAAATATAGCGTCATTACAAAAGGTATTTAGAAATAGAAAAGTTTACACTATAAGAAGTAGAGAAAGTTTAAAAAATGCCATAATGGTGGAAAGTGGCATGTATGATGATTTAAAAACAGAATCTAACGGTGCTACTCAAAAAGTAGCTAATACAGAGTTAAATGCATCAAACTGTAGAGCACTTGAAGGTGGATATATGAACACTAAGGGAACAACAAATATAAGAAAAAGTTCATTCTATTTAACAGATGCAATATCTTGTGAAAGTTTTGTAAATGAAACTAGATTCCATAATAACTTATATTTAGCTACTAATTTAGCAAAAGAATTAAATTTAAATATACAAGCTAATCCAAAAGAAACAGGACTTATGCCTTATCAATATGAATATGATAAATCATTAAAAGTATATAGCATAACTATAGATTTAGAAATGATAGGAAAAGATGAAAACTTTGAAAATGACAAAGACTACAAAGAAGCAACTAAAGAAGAAAAAGCAGATAGAGTAAATTCTATATTAAGTGCAATAGAAAACTTAAGTTTAACAGTAAAAGGAAACTTAGATAATGCAGAGCCTATATTTGTTGTAGGAGGATTATCTGATAGAAAAACTCACTATTTTGAAAATGTAGTCAGAGTAGAAGAAGATAGATTAGTTGTATCACAAGATTTAATAGAAAAAGTATCAAAAGAATATAATGTAGGACTTTTAAGAGGACAGGCATTTATAAATGAAGGAGAGATAGAAGAAAAACTTAGACCAATGAGCATAATAGGATTTTTCGATAACTTGAGACAAGACGTAAATACTTACTTTGAGGTATAA